One Hevea brasiliensis isolate MT/VB/25A 57/8 chromosome 5, ASM3005281v1, whole genome shotgun sequence genomic region harbors:
- the LOC110644526 gene encoding uncharacterized protein LOC110644526, producing the protein MSLVTEQLKANAEFYQGDDIGQEKTKLLLKEVGLPNGLLPLQDIIECGIVRETGFVWLKQKKSITHKFEKIGKLVTYATEVTAVVEPGKIKKLTGVKTKELLVWVSLSDIYLDDPPTGKITFQTPAGLYRSFPCSAFEVEETKHDKEENKEAKEVKAAA; encoded by the coding sequence ATGTCTCTTGTCACAGAACAGCTCAAGGCCAATGCTGAGTTCTACCAAGGAGATGATATCGGCCAAGAGAAAACAAAGCTCTTGCTCAAGGAAGTAGGCCTGCCCAATGGGCTCTTGCCCTTACAAGACATTATAGAATGTGGGATTGTAAGGGAGACAGGATTTGTGTGGCTCAAGCAGAAGAAGAGCATAACCCACAAGTTTGAGAAGATTGGAAAACTTGTGACCTATGCAACTGAGGTCACAGCTGTGGTGGAGCCCGGCAAGATCAAGAAGCTAACTGGGGTGAAGACCAAGGAGCTCTTGGTTTGGGTCTCACTAAGTGACATCTATTTGGATGATCCACCAACTGGCAAGATCACTTTCCAGACACCTGCTGGGCTTTACAGGTCTTTCCCTTGTTCAGCTTTCGAGGTTGAAGAAACTAAGCATGACAAGGAAGAAAACAAGGAAGCTAAGGAAGTGAAAGCAGCTGCGTAA
- the LOC110644540 gene encoding alkaline/neutral invertase A, mitochondrial gives MITIGFLSNSTMRPSCRFLMTRKTPGIFGSAKYHRTLTSDLSTNHVSFEHNKQFSAYPFRIFGFRSIINNTQKVFCTPITNFGQPRLISGSPCGDCARRRKRRGVSLVASVASEVKEYSTSVETRVNDKNFERIYVQNGIGVKPSVVEKIDKDENVVGEEASRIGIKNVNTENLEGVKGVRSPGREESEIEKEAWKLLNDVIVMYCGSPVGTVAANDPGDKQPLNYDQVFIRDFVPSALAFLLRGEGEIVRNFLLHTLQLQSWEKTVDCYSPGQGLMPASFKVRTVPLDGNKFEEVLDPDFGESAIGRVAPVDSGLWWIILLRAYGKITGDYTLQERVDVQTGIKLILNLCLTDGFDMFPSLLVTDGSCMIDRRMGIHGHPLEIQALFYSALRCSREMLTVNDGSKNLVRAINNRLSALSFHIREYYWVDLKKINEIYRYKTEEYSMDATNKFNIYPEQIPSWLMDWIPEEGGYLIGNLQPAHMDFRFFTLGNLWSVISSLGTPKQNEAILNLVEAKWDDLVGCMPLKICYPALESEDWRIITGSDPKNTPWSYHNGGSWPTLLWQFTLACIKMGRLELAQKAVALAEKKLAVDRWPEYYDTRTGKFIGKQSRLYQTWTIAGFLTSKVLLENPQMASMLLWEEDYELLEICVCALSKTGRKKCSRGAAKSQILV, from the exons ATGATTACAATTGGTTTCCTTAGCAATTCCACCATGAGGCCGTCTTGTAGATTCCTTATGACTCGAAAGACTCCGGGTATTTTCGGGTCTGCAAAATACCACCGTACTTTAACCAGCGATTTATCAACGAATCATGTCAGTTTTGAACATAACAAACAATTTTCCGCATACCCTTTTCGAATCTTCGGGTTTCGAAGCATAATCAATAATACCCAGAAAGTTTTTTGTACACCCATTACGAATTTTGGCCAACCTAGGCTTATATCAGGTTCTCCTTGTGGTGATTGtgctagaagaagaaaaaggagggGCGTTTCTCTTGTTGCTAGTGTTGCATCAGAAGTGAAAGAATATTCAACTTCTGTTGAGACCAGAGTGAATGACAAGAATTTTGAGAGAATTTATGTTCAAAATGGAATTGGCGTTAAACCGTCGGTAGTTGAGAAGATTGACAAAGATGAGAATGTTGTAGGAGAGGAAGCATCTAGGATAGGAATAAAAAATGTAAATACTGAGAATTTGGAGGGCGTTAAGGGAGTTAGGAGTCCTGGGAGGGAAGAGTCGGAAATTGAAAAAGAGGCGTGGAAGTTGTTGAATGATGTGATTGTCATGTATTGTGGGAGTCCTGTGGGTACGGTGGCTGCAAATGATCCAGGGGATAAGCAGCCACTGAATTATGATCAGGTGTTCATCCGTGATTTTGTGCCTTCAGCTCTTGCATTCTTGCTTAGAGGAGAAGGAGAGATTGTGAGGAATTTCCTGCTCCATACCTTGCAATTGCAG agTTGGGAGAAAACAGTGGATTGCTATAGTCCGGGACAGGGGTTGATGCCTGCTAGTTTTAAAGTCAGAACTGTGCCTCTTGATGGCAATAAATTTGAAGAAGTTTTAGATCCAGATTTTGGTGAATCAGCTATTGGCCGTGTTGCACCTGTCGATTCTG GGTTGTGGTGGATTATTTTATTGAGGGCATACGGGAAAATTACCGGTGACTACACATTGCAAGAAAGGGTGGATGTTCAGACAGGCATAAAACTGATCTTAAACTTGTGCTTAACTGATGGGTTTGATATGTTTCCTTCTCTGTTGGTCACTGATGGATCTTGCATGATAGATCGACGAATGGGTATTCATGGTCACCCACTTGAGATACAA GCCTTATTCTACTCTGCTTTGCGTTGCTCTCGTGAGATGCTGACTGTAAATGATGGGTCCAAGAATTTGGTGAGGGCCATCAACAACAGACTCAGTGCACTGTCATTCCATATTAGAGAATATTATTGGGTGGATCTGAAAAAGATCAATGAGATTTACCGGTACAAAACAGAAGAGTATTCTATGGATGCCACCAACAAGTTCAATATCTATCCTGAACAAATTCCTTCTTGGCTCATGGATTGGATACCAGAGGAAGGTGGATATCTTATTGGGAATCTACAGCCAGCACACATGGATTTTAGGTTTTTCACTCTTGGAAATCTTTGGTCTGTTATTTCGTCTTTGGGTACCCCAAAACAAAATGAAGCTATTCTCAATTTGGTTGAAGCCAAATGGGATGATCTTGTTGGATGTATGCCCCTTAAAATATGTTACCCTGCTCTGGAGAGTGAGGATTGGCGTATAATCACTGGCAGTGACCCAAAGAATAC CCCTTGGTCATATCATAATGGTGGATCTTGGCCAACACTTCTTTGGCAG TTCACCTTGGCATGCATCAAGATGGGCAGATTAGAACTAGCACAGAAGGCAGTTGCTTTGGCTGAAAAAAAGCTTGCAGTTGACCGCTGGCCTGAGTATTACGACACACGAACAGGAAAGTTCATCGGAAAACAATCCCGACTATATCAAACATGGACAATTGCTGGTTTCCTGACATCAAAAGTTCTCTTAGAGAACCCACAGATGGCATCGATGTTATTATGGGAGGAGGACTATGAGCTTCTTGAAATCTGTGTTTGTGCACTTAGCAAGACTGGCCGGAAGAAGTGCTCTCGAGGTGCTGCTAAGTCACAGATTCTCGTGTAG
- the LOC110644565 gene encoding psbP domain-containing protein 1, chloroplastic, whose product MATILDSLTPPVQLAPPTRSAVLPSWLGCCSLPISTHSTRCPSMSCKNNSTKDFAVTRRDGMALILSSCVFSEMGFHDTALAQSSIGFREHIDTFDGYSFKYPQNWIQVRGSGADIFFRDPFVLDENLSVEMSSPSSSNYRSVEDLGPPKEAGKKVLKQYLTEFMSTRLGVRRESNLLSTSSRVADDGKLYYQVEVNIKSYANNNEMAVMPRDRVVRLEWNRRYLSVLGVENNRLYELRLQTPENVFVEEENDLRQVMDSFRVNKVDG is encoded by the exons ATGGCCACAATCCTAGACTCGCTTACACCTCCGGTTCAGCTCGCCCCTCCAACTCGTTCTGCTGTTCTTCCTAGTTGGCTCGGCTGCTGCTCTCTGCCCATCTCCACCCATTCCACTCGCTGCCCCTCCATGTCCTGTAAAAACAACTCG ACTAAAGATTTTGCAGTTACAAGGAGAGATGGAATGGCCTTGATCTTGTCAAGCTGTGTCTTCTCAGAGATGGGTTTCCACGACACTGCATTGGCTCAATCATCTATTGGGTTCAGGGAGCACATTGATACCTTTGATGGGTATTCCTTCAAGTACCCACAGAACTGGATTCAAGTTCGAGGCTCAGGGGCTGACATATTCTTCAGGGATCCTTTTGTTTTAGATGAAAATCTGTCGGTGGAGATGTCATCCCCTTCATCTTCCAATTACAGGAGCGTTGAAGACTTGGGTCCTCCCAAAGAAGCTGGAAAGAAAGTGCTTAAACAGTATTTGACAGAGTTTATGTCTACTAGACTTGGCGTCAGGCGTGAGTCAAATTTACTCTCCACTTCCTCTAGAGTAGCTGATGATGGGAAGCTTTATTATCAAGTTGAG GTGAACATAAAGTCATATGCAAATAACAATGAGATGGCTGTCATGCCACGAGATCGAGTAGTTCGTCTGGAATGGAATAGGAGGTACCTATCAGTTCTTGGAGTTGAAAATAACAGGCTATATGAACTGAGATTACAAACACCAGAAAATGTATTTGTGGAAGAGGAAAATGATCTTCGTCAAGTAATGGATTCCTTCAGAGTGAACAAGGTGGATGGTTGA
- the LOC110644547 gene encoding AP-3 complex subunit mu encodes MLQCIFLLSDSGEVMLEKQLTGHRVDRSICDWFWNQAISQGDSFKQQSVIASPTHYLFQIVREGITFLACTQVEMPPLMAIEFLCRVADVLSDYLEGLNEDLIKDNFVIVYELLDEMIDNGFPLTTEPNILREMISPPNIVSKMLSVVTGNSSNVSDTLPGATSSCVPWRTSDIKYANNEVYVDLVEEMDAIINRDGVLVKCEIYGEVQVNSHITGVPDLTLSFTNPSILDDVRFHPCVRFRPWESHQILSFVPPDGQFKLMSYRVKKLKSIPIYVKPQLTSDAGTCRINLMVGIKNDPGKMIDSITLQFQLPPPILSADLTSNHGVVNILSNKICSWSIDRIPKDRTPSLSGTLAVETGLERLHVFPIFQVGFRIQGVALSGLQIDKLDLKVVPNRLYKGFRALTRAGLYEVRS; translated from the exons ATGCTGCAGTGTATATTTCTTCTCTCCGATTCTGG GGAGGTAATGCTAGAGAAGCAGCTAACTGGGCACAGAGTGGACAGATCGATTTGTGATTGGTTTTGGAATCAAGCTATTTCTCAAGGTGATTCCTTTAAG CAACAATCGGTTATTGCTTCACCAACGCATTACCTGTTCCAAATTGTTCGTGAGGGGATCACTTTTTTAGCTTGTACCCAAGTTGAAATGCCACCTTTGATGGCCATTGAg TTCCTTTGCAGAGTAGCTGATGTTCTCTCAGATTAccttgaagggttgaatgaagaTTTGATAAAGGATAACTTTGTCATTGTGTATGAG CTTTTGGATGAGATGATAGACAACGGCTTCCCTCTGACCACAGAACCTAACATACTGAGGGAGATGATATCTCCGCCAAATATTGTTAGCAAAATGCTGAGTGTTGTGACTGGTAACAGTTCAAATGTGAGTGACACCCTGCCAGGTGCAACATCATCCTGTGTTCCATGGAGAACATCGGACATAAAATATGCAAATAATGAAGTTTATGTTGATCTTGTTGAAGAGATGGATGCAATTATAAACAG GGATGGGGTCTTGGTGAAGTGTGAAATATATGGTGAAGTTCAAGTGAACTCCCACATAACAGGTGTTCCCGATTTGACTCTTTCATTTACAAACCCATCTATACTGGATGATGTGAGATTCCATCCCTGTGTTCGGTTTCGACCTTGGGAGTCTCATCAGATCCTGTCATTTGTGCCACCTGATGGACAGTTTAAGCTCATGAGTTACAG GGTTAAAAAGTTGAAAAGCATACCGATATATGTAAAGCCTCAACTTACATCTGATGCTGGGACATGTCGTATCAATTTGATGGTTGGAATTAAAAATGACCCTGGGAAGATGATTGACTCAATAACTCTGCAGTTTCAACTGCCTCCTCCTATTTTATCAGCTGATCTGACTTCGAATCATGGAGTAGTGAATATCCTATCTAATAAG ATTTGCTCGTGGTCAATTGACCGAATACCAAAAGATAGAACTCCATCATTGTCTGGAACATTGGCGGTTGAGACAGGATTAGAGCGCCTTCATGTATTCCCCATATTTCAAGTGGGTTTTAGGATTCAAGGTGTTGCCCTCTCAGGCCTGCAAATTGATAAACTGGATCTGAAGGTTGTACCTAATCGTCTTTATAAAGGGTTCCGAGCTTTGACACGAGCTGGACTATATGAAGTTAGGTCATAG
- the LOC110644569 gene encoding Golgi apparatus membrane protein-like protein ECHIDNA isoform X1 yields MDLTQPPGENYANPRTCFFHVLFKAAALAFYILSALFIDNFVIIFVVTVLLAALDFWVVKNVSGRILVGLRWWNEINDLGESVWKFESLEQESLARLNKKDSWLFWWTLYLTAVAWVVLGIFSLIRFQADYCLIIGVCLTLSVANIIGFTKCRKDAKKQIQKFASQTIANRVSSTIQSAFSVV; encoded by the exons ATGGATCTCACCCAG CCTCCTGGAGAAAATTATGCCAATCCAAGGACATGCTTCTTTCATGTTCTCTTCAAG GCTGCAGCTTTGGCATTTTACATACTTTCTGCACTGTTTATTGATAATTTTGTTATCATATTTGTGGTGACTGTTCTTCTTGCTGCTCTTGATTTTTGGGTGGTCAAGAATGTGAGTGGTCGTATTTTAGTTGGTCTTAGGTGGTGGAATGAAATAAATGATCTTGGCGAGAGCGTGTGGAAATTTGAATCCCTCGAACAAGAG TCATTGGCCCGGCTGAACAAGAAGGATTCGTGGTTATTCTGGTGGACTCTTTACTTAACG GCCGTTGCATGGGTTGTGCTTGGAATTTTTTCTCTCATAAGGTTTCAAGCAGACTACTGCCTCATTATTGGAGTTTGCTTGACTCTTAGTGTAGCAAACATCATCGGCTTCACTAAATGTCGCAAAG ATGCCAAGAAGCAGATTCAGAAGTTTGCATCCCAGACTATAGCAAATCGAGTCTCATCTACTATTCAGTCGGCTTTCAGTGTCGTGTGA
- the LOC110644569 gene encoding Golgi apparatus membrane protein-like protein ECHIDNA isoform X2, which yields MDLTQAAALAFYILSALFIDNFVIIFVVTVLLAALDFWVVKNVSGRILVGLRWWNEINDLGESVWKFESLEQESLARLNKKDSWLFWWTLYLTAVAWVVLGIFSLIRFQADYCLIIGVCLTLSVANIIGFTKCRKDAKKQIQKFASQTIANRVSSTIQSAFSVV from the exons ATGGATCTCACCCAG GCTGCAGCTTTGGCATTTTACATACTTTCTGCACTGTTTATTGATAATTTTGTTATCATATTTGTGGTGACTGTTCTTCTTGCTGCTCTTGATTTTTGGGTGGTCAAGAATGTGAGTGGTCGTATTTTAGTTGGTCTTAGGTGGTGGAATGAAATAAATGATCTTGGCGAGAGCGTGTGGAAATTTGAATCCCTCGAACAAGAG TCATTGGCCCGGCTGAACAAGAAGGATTCGTGGTTATTCTGGTGGACTCTTTACTTAACG GCCGTTGCATGGGTTGTGCTTGGAATTTTTTCTCTCATAAGGTTTCAAGCAGACTACTGCCTCATTATTGGAGTTTGCTTGACTCTTAGTGTAGCAAACATCATCGGCTTCACTAAATGTCGCAAAG ATGCCAAGAAGCAGATTCAGAAGTTTGCATCCCAGACTATAGCAAATCGAGTCTCATCTACTATTCAGTCGGCTTTCAGTGTCGTGTGA
- the LOC110644586 gene encoding galactinol synthase 2, with protein MAPDLTTATKTTSLVKQASISSCAYVTFLAGNGDYVKGVVGLAKGLRKVNSKYPLLVAILPDVPEEHRKILISQGCIVREIEPLHPPENQTQFAMAYYVINYSKLRIWEFVEYSKMIYLDGDIQVFDNIDHLFDLQDGYFYGVMDCFCEQTWSHSPQHKIGYCQQCPDRVQWPAELGPKPPLYFNAGMFVFEPSLSTYDDLLRTVKVTPPTLFAEQDFLNMFFKDVYRPIPPIYNLVLALLWRHPENIELDKVKVAHYCAAGSKPWRYTGKEENMDREDIKMLVKKWWDIYNDESLDYKNTLAAAGGTEGGLQPYLAALSEAGVAHYITAPSAA; from the exons ATGGCTCCTGATCTCACCACCGCCACCAAGACTACCTCTCTCGTTAAGCAAGCTAGCATATCTAGCTGTGCTTATGTGACGTTCTTGGCTGGTAATGGAGACTATGTGAAAGGTGTTGTCGGCTTAGCCAAGGGCTTGAGGAAAGTTAATAGCAAATACCCACTATTGGTAGCTATCTTGCCTGATGTCCCAGAGGAGCACCGCAAGATTCTGATCTCTCAGGGGTGCATAGTCAGGGAAATTGAACCTTTGCACCCACCTGAGAACCAGACCCAATTTGCCATGGCTTATTATGTCATTAACTACTCCAAGCTTCGTATATGGGAG TTCGTGGAGTATAGCAAGATGATATATTTGGATGGTGACATCCAAGTATTTGATAATATAGACCACCTCTTCGACTTGCAAGATGGATACTTTTATGGTGTGATGGACTGTTTCTGTGAGCAGACATGGAGCCACTCACCACAGCACAAGATTGGCTACTGCCAGCAGTGCCCTGATAGGGTTCAGTGGCCTGCTGAGTTAGGCCCTAAACCTCCCCTTTACTTCAATGCTGGCATGTTTGTTTTTGAGCCCAGTTTGTCCACATATGATGACCTCTTGAGGACGGTCAAAGTTACCCCTCCTACCCTCTTTGCTGAGCAG GATTTCTTGAACATGTTCTTCAAGGACGTTTACAGGCCAATTCCTCCAATTTACAACCTTGTATTAGCTTTACTCTGGCGCCATCCTGAGAACATTGAACTTGACAAGGTCAAGGTTGCTCACTACTGTGCCGCT GGCTCCAAGCCATGGAGGTACACTGGGAAAGAAGAGAACATGGACAGGGAAGACATCAAGATGCTGGTCAAGAAATGGTGGGACATTTACAATGACGAGTCTTTGGACTACAAGAACACTCTGGCTGCTGCTGGGGGAACTGAAGGTGGTCTGCAACCATACTTGGCTGCTCTATCAGAGGCTGGTGTTGCTCACTACATTACCGCCCCATCTGCTGCCTAA
- the LOC110644596 gene encoding galactinol synthase 2 — translation MAPDLTTATKTTSLVKQASISSCAYVTFLAGNGDYVKGVVGLAKGLRKVNSKYPLVVAILPDVPEEHRKILVSQGCIVREIEPLHPPENQTQFAMAYYVINYSKLRIWEFVEYSKMIYLDGDIQVFDNIDHLFDLQDGYFYGVMDCFCEQTWSHSPQHKIGYCQQCPDRVQWPAKMGPKPSLYFNAGMFVFEPNLSTYDDLLRTVRLTPPTLFAEQDFLNMFFKDVYRPIPPIYNLLLALLWRHPENIELDKVKVAHYCAAGSKPWRYTGKEENMDREDIKMLVNKWWDIYDDESLDYKSTVAAAGGTEGGLQPFLAALSEAGVAHYINAPSAA, via the exons ATGGCTCCTGATCTCACCACCGCCACCAAGACTACCTCTCTCGTTAAGCAAGCTAGTATATCTAGCTGTGCTTATGTGACGTTCTTGGCTGGTAATGGAGATTATGTAAAAGGTGTTGTCGGCTTAGCCAAGGGCTTGAGGAAGGTTAATAGCAAATACCCACTAGTGGTAGCTATCTTGCCCGATGTCCCAGAGGAGCACCGAAAGATTCTGGTCTCCCAGGGGTGCATAGTCAGGGAAATTGAACCTTTGCACCCGCCTGAGAACCAGACCCAATTTGCCATGGCTTATTATGTCATTAACTACTCCAAGCTCCGTATATGGGAG TTCGTGGAGTATAGCAAGATGATTTATTTGGATGGTGACATCCAAGTATTTGATAATATAGACCACCTCTTCGACTTGCAAGATGGGTACTTTTATGGTGTGATGGACTGTTTTTGTGAGCAGACATGGAGCCACTCACCACAGCACAAGATCGGCTACTGCCAGCAGTGCCCGGATAGGGTTCAGTGGCCTGCTAAGATGGGCCCTAAACCTTCCCTTTACTTCAATGCTGGCATGTTTGTTTTTGAGCCCAATTTGTCCACATATGATGACCTCTTGAGGACCGTCAGACTTACCCCTCCTACCCTCTTTGCTGAGCAG GATTTCTTGAACATGTTCTTCAAGGACGTTTACAGGCCAATTCCTCCAATTTACAACCTTCTATTGGCTTTGCTCTGGCGCCATCCTGAGAACATTGAACTTGACAAAGTCAAGGTTGCTCACTACTGTGCTGCT GGCTCCAAGCCATGGAGGTACACTGGGAAAGAAGAGAACATGGACAGGGAAGACATCAAGATGCTGGTCAATAAATGGTGGGATATTTACGATGACGAGTCTTTGGACTACAAGAGCACTGTGGCTGCTGCTGGTGGAACTGAAGGTGGTCTGCAACCATTCTTGGCTGCGCTGTCGGAGGCTGGTGTTGCTCACTACATTAACGCCCCATCTGCTGCCTAG